GCGCTGCAGTGGCTTTGGTGCAGCAGCGAGAACAGCTTCCTGGTACGGTGCGGCTGCTATTTCAACCTTGCGAAGAAAACTTTCCCAGCGGTGCGCAGGCGTTGATCGACGAAGGTGCTTTATCCGGCGTGAGCGCTATTGTTGGCTTGCATTTATGGCAACCATTGCCGGCGGGGACAATTGCCGCCGTGCAAGGCCCGGTGATGGCCAGTCCAGATGCCTTTGAAATTATTGTTCAAGGCAAAGGCGGCCATGCTTCCATGCCGTTTCAGACGGTGGATGCCCTTGCGGTAGGGGCGCAAATAGCTGTGGCGTTGCGCAGCTCTGTTAGCGCGGTGATTGATCCGCTGGAGCCGGCGGTGTTAGCGTTGGGGATGCTTCGGGCGGGGGATGCTTTTAATGTTATTCCAGAACAAGCTGTTTTAAAAGGAACGATTCGCAGCTTTTCTCAACCTGTACGTGACGCTTTGTTTCAGCGCTTGGAGCAGGTGTGCCGAGGGATTTGCGAGGTGGAAGGCGCTTCGTATGTGTTGAAACGCATTTATGGCCATGCTCCTGTTGTTAACAATTCGGATGTGACGGCTGTTGTTGCGCAAGAAGCGGCAGCGGTGGCGGGAGACGAAAATGTAAAACGGGATTTTCGTCCGGTTATGGTAGGGGAAGATTTTTCTTGCTACTTGGCTAAGGTGCCGGGGACGTTTTTGCTCGTTGGAGCTGGCAATGAGGTACAAGGCATTTCTTTTCCGCATCATCATCCGCGGTTTGATCTTGATGAGGCGGCGTTGCCGATCGGAGCGGCCATCTTGGCGCGAAGCGCCTGGGCGCTACTGGAAAAGGTTTGATAAAAAGACCATGAAGCGTTGCGTTCATGGTCTTTTCAATGGTTTTTCGGCACTTGAAAGGATGCTTGGAACACGGTATTATTAATAAATATGTGTTGCACTATAAAGTGCAGCAATAAGGAGAGGTGAAAGGCTTTGGGACAGCGCAGGGCCATCATTTCCTCGATTCAGCCCGGCAGCATTGCCGAAGAAATTGGCCTGCAGCCAGGCCATGAAATTCTTTTGGTGAACGGCCAGGCGATGGAGGATGTTATCGATTGGAGTTTTGCCGTGGCCGACGAAGAAGTTGTGTTGACGGTGCGGACAGAAGACGGTGACGAAGTTGTAGAAATTGAAAAAGAATATAATGAAGAACTAGGAATTGAGTTTGATGAAGCTGTTTTTGACGGCATTCGGCGTTGCGGTAATCGCTGCATTTTCTGCTTTGTCGATCAAATGCCTTCGGGAATGCGGCAAAGTCTGTATGTAAAAGACGACGATTATCGGATGTCTTTTTTGTATGGGAATTTTATCACTCTGACCAATGTGCGTCAGGTTGACTGGGAACGTATTTTTCGACTGCATTTGTCCCCTCTTTATATTTCCGTGCATGCTACTGACGGTGCCGTGCGCGCCGCTATGCTGAATCAGCCGAAAGCGGCGGAGATCCTGCCGCAGCTGCAGCGGCTGGCACAAGCAG
This genomic window from uncultured Anaeromusa sp. contains:
- a CDS encoding amidohydrolase — its product is MSKPLHELQLSIQANAEQIVAWRRHFRKHPELSGQEKVTQETLLKTLSEMGLTPRKAAGTGVIADIVGGRSAGKIVALRADMDALPVEDQGPETYRSCVPGICHACGHDGHMAGLLGAAVALVQQREQLPGTVRLLFQPCEENFPSGAQALIDEGALSGVSAIVGLHLWQPLPAGTIAAVQGPVMASPDAFEIIVQGKGGHASMPFQTVDALAVGAQIAVALRSSVSAVIDPLEPAVLALGMLRAGDAFNVIPEQAVLKGTIRSFSQPVRDALFQRLEQVCRGICEVEGASYVLKRIYGHAPVVNNSDVTAVVAQEAAAVAGDENVKRDFRPVMVGEDFSCYLAKVPGTFLLVGAGNEVQGISFPHHHPRFDLDEAALPIGAAILARSAWALLEKV